CGGGAGCCTCCCTCCCTCTATACCTCCCTCCATTCCTCTCTCATCCAGCCGGTCCCCCAGTTTCTCTATCTCCcatcctccctccttctccctctccccttCCGCCTCTCCAAACCCACCCGAAAACCCTCGGACTATGGTGGTCACCCTGCTCCTCTgcatccctcctctctcccgGTCCCCCTCCTCCCAcgtcctctcctccctctccactACACCGCCTGGGAAGCTCCTGAGAGTCACCTGCACCCTTCCTCCCTCCAAGCTctcgtctctctccctctgcccccACCCTTTCTCCTCCAGCgttccttcctcttcctcgtccTGCTCTCCGAACCTCCCCTGCAACCCTCGGAACACGGCGTGCAGCCTCCCGCTGTCGAGCGAACCCATCCCCCTCTCCAGGACTGCACTGCCCCCCCTCTCCGTGTCTCCGTTGCTGAGGGTGCGGAGGAGGCAGCTGACGCCAGCACTGCTGACCCCGGCGCTATTGGAGTCCTGAGAGTGCGAGCGGAAGAAGGAGCCGGACGAGCCGATGGACATTGGTGGGAAGAACTGAAGtcagagagaaggaaggaagacGAAAGCCAAGatcctaaaaatgtattcaattttctttttggatGTCACATTACGCTACTTGCACTTACTGGTGAGATGTTTGAGCGCTCCATGAGTAGAGAGGTCGGACTGGGAGACATGTTGGACCTCTCCATCAGCCTCTCCTCCCACAGTCGAagcctcctctccctctcttccagCTCCTTCTCTTTGGAGTAAAGCTCCCTCTCCAGTTTCCGAAGGCGCTCCAAGGTGGACTCGATTTCACACCTGTAGTACGACACGCAGACGGAGTATACATCACTTATCTTGAGTTTGTGCATGTG
This genomic interval from Plectropomus leopardus isolate mb unplaced genomic scaffold, YSFRI_Pleo_2.0 unplaced_scaffold1167, whole genome shotgun sequence contains the following:
- the LOC121963550 gene encoding uncharacterized protein LOC121963550, producing the protein CEIESTLERLRKLERELYSKEKELEERERRLRLWEERLMERSNMSPSPTSLLMERSNISPFFPPMSIGSSGSFFRSHSQDSNSAGVSSAGVSCLLRTLSNGDTERGGSAVLERGMGSLDSGRLHAVFRGLQGRFGEQDEEEEGTLEEKGWGQRERDESLEGGRVQVTLRSFPGGVVEREERTWEEGDRERGGMQRSRVTTIVRGFSGGFGEAEGEREKEGGWEIEKLGDRLDERGMEGGIEGGRLPTMFKGLHGSLGGLGDMLSLDMDDMGDMERLGDMDMNMNMGDLGVMKVRSEMGVRGRRSDMGVVVQGVRGDRSEAISQKIRGEVIGHSGVQVSMRASSNQNSVKSCSVRHGTKINMATAAMDMMELDWSDSD